One Ornithorhynchus anatinus isolate Pmale09 chromosome 2, mOrnAna1.pri.v4, whole genome shotgun sequence DNA segment encodes these proteins:
- the CAPZA3 gene encoding F-actin-capping protein subunit alpha-3 — protein MSPEMPEGGGDEGLSPEARERAAERLLGQAPPGEFLAILADLRVLLRDEQLLRALGSRLAARHLKDHLTPVQVEGHQLLLTRFNDLGPHGFLDPQSRLSFVLDPVGLGTRAVYGHGLLQDEGEALRAALSEALGAYVRAHFPSGCWAVFRKSVGGRPVLVACVENHSHRSTGPWNAAWTSTWMVTPAPLAAQLTGTLRIRAHAFRDANVHLGVHKEVGRTVGAVDCCQLVSQVMRVLEEEEGEFQEALLDQLRALAETLLRKELRRALPITRTTLDWPRFVAGLRSTGPRLRPPRDFLPPAPAPPKTLKVWRSMAVE, from the coding sequence ATGAGCCCCGAAATGCCCGAAGGTGGGGGAGACGAAGGGCTGAGCCCCGAGGCCAGAGAGCGGGCGGCCGAGCGTCTGCTGGGGCAGGCCCCTCCGGGAGAATTCCTGGCCATCCTGGCCGACCTCCGCGTCCTGCTCCGGGACGAGCAGCTGCTGCGGGCCCTGGGGTCCCGGCTGGCGGCCCGCCACCTCAAAGATCACCTGACGCCGGTCCAGGTCGAGGGCCACCAGCTGCTGCTGACCCGCTTCAATGACCTCGGCCCCCACGGCTTCCTGGACCCCCAGAGCCGGCTGTCCTTCGTGCTGGACCCGGTGGGCCTCGGCACGCGGGCGGTCTACGGCCACGGCCTCCTGCAGGACGAAGGAGAGGCGCTGAGGGCGGCCCTCTCCGAGGCCCTGGGCGCCTACGTCCGGGCCCACTTCCCCTCCGGTTGCTGGGCCGTGTTCCGGAAGTCCGTGGGGGGCCGCCCGGTCCTGGTGGCCTGCGTGGAGAACCACAGCCACCGGTCGACCGGGCCCTGGAACGCCGCCTGGACGTCCACGTGGATGGTGACCCCGGCTCCCCTGGCGGCCCAGCTGACGGGCACCCTCCGCATCCGGGCCCACGCCTTCCGGGACGCCAACGTCCACCTCGGGGTCCACAAGGAAGTGGGCCGGACTGTGGGGGCGGTGGACTGCTGCCAGCTGGTGAGCCAGGTGATGAGGgtgttggaggaggaagagggcgagTTCCAGGAGGCCCTGCTGGACCAGCTGCGGGCCCTGGCAGAGACGTTGCTGCGGAAGGAACTGCGGAGGGCACTCCCGATCACGCGCACCACCCTCGACTGGCCCAGGTTCGTGGCCGGGCTGAGGAGCACCggcccccgcctccggcccccccgggacttcctccctcccgcccccgccccacccaagaCCCTGAAGGTTTGGAGGTCCATGGCCGTGGAATAA